A segment of the Onychomys torridus chromosome 16, mOncTor1.1, whole genome shotgun sequence genome:
cttccaaacacctggtacccaggcttGTGGTCCagtcatccccttatgcagtcctgctgggtcaagcaagctcagatctcactaggaaacctctgtgggcacaGGTGGGTTAATGGGACTATTGAGGTCGATAGCCTtctcccagggtctgtggaagaatctacaaccagctgataatctaatcttagatgatatgaaatgaatctacatacacaaaactctgtagtccattcactttactcttctgagtcagttctctctctacaagcttctattctgctctcttagttagctcctttcttgcctgattctctctacatttttctgtTGTTCCCTCTAAATGCTATTTCAGTTCCTTCAACTAGTCCTGCCCCATCTAGGtcctcatccatctagttcttttccatcttagctcctctcccatctcctcctttctcatctcgttcttccccacctggctcttcctcatcttccatcttgttcttctAGTTCTCTGTCTAGTTCTCCAGTAAATGTTGTTgtcaagtctctgaggtttacagttatatactcatgcaatagcaatgctctggctaaggcaaggtcaccaggcttgaattccctcagggtcaaaaggaggggCAATACGATCCACACAAAAGAGCAATAATCGTCAGCCATGatctgcaacccaaaagggaagtgactaatggggaaatgtaTCAACTAAGGGCTAAATTCAGTTAATATCTAAGCAAAGGGGATTTTTGTGTGCTTAAACTAtgttcttagaagtggttagatAAAGTATTAGGAGCCTGTTGGTGaccagtgaaaataaaactgccttattttttctttggctccttatctgtccaagctatcttggctgctgctgttttctggcaGGGTGGGGGAGTGCACTTGGTGGCTAGGCACCCTGAGTCACAGCTAGATGCACCTAGTAAAAGGGATATCTGGAACTAGAGATAAGATTTGGAAAAgcagaaagttaagcttaattagcacatctgcctGGTCTGGGCAGTTGTCAGTGTATATCTTTACCTTCTCTGACAGATGGTCTGTTCTTAAAAAGTCTGGGGAGTTTCTCAGATAAGATACTTTCGTCCTGAGACAGTTCTGGCTGGATGTTGCTAATGATGATCGTTATAGAAAGGCTTGAAATTGGGTGTCTGGCTGTGTTGCTGCCGTTAGCACAGTTGGAGAAGGTTCTCCAAATATTCCAATAGCATAGGGGAAATTGTGTCCAATGAATGATCAAAACATTGATCTAGAAATGGAGAAGCTACAATAGCACTCAAGAAATTCGTTGCAGGAAAATGGCTAATATTCAagagccaatatcaccaagacttcctTGAGGCTTAGCTTTGTCCTCTGGAaatgcccttggcttcttccagatGTTAGCTTTTGCTATAACCAGCTGAATTCCTAATTCATTTTTCTGCGGTTCCCAGCAGTGGGTGAACATGGCTTGTTTCATTTCACTGACAGTACTGGTCATTATAGTAACTATTTCATCAAGAAATTTCACTGGGCAAGCATCTGTGACTAATACAGTAACATGCCTCCATGTTAACTCTGAAGGCATTTACTACCAGGACAGCCTGTGTGGGAGTGAAGGGAGCTGCTTTATCATGATGGACTTCCCTGTGATCCCAGGAAAGATGCTTTATCATGATGGACTTCCCTGTGGTCCTGCTTTCATTATGCTGACTTTCTTGCTGgtgttttgaaaatttcattcatGATGAATGAGGTAGGGAAGGGAGATGAAGAGAGACCTCTCTCAGTTTGGTCATATGAGCCCTTAACACTGACAGACTGTACCTGATCACTCTGGACCTTCCTGTAAGAGTCACACTCAGTCTGTAGAGCTAGGTGGAAAGACATatgatttctctgtctttgtttctatctCTGCccacctcaccacacacacacacacacacacacacacacacacacacacacatacacacacacacacacacacacatacacacacacacacacacacaactacaccTATACCTATCCTCATTTTGCCTTTGTGCCAAAAGTGCCCTTTTCCAGACATAGGCAACATGCATTTCTAGTCAAGGTCTGGCTGCCTCCTAGACTTTAGCTCTCTATGTACAACCTACATCTGTCTCTACCACATGCCTCCAGCAAAACCATGCATGTCTCTCTCTCAACCCAAACCCTTACCCATATTTTCTGTCTCCAGGATCCACATGATTCACCAGTGGTACCCAAGACTCTCCCTCTTACCGTCACTGCATCCAACTATTATCTCTCCTATCTGGCGACCTAGCCTTAGAAGGAGGCTTCTCAAAATCCATATCTGACCTGCCCACTCCTGTGTTcagtttttttcatatatttcattattttaaaattaaattgggAGAATATCTTGATATGTTGATGATATATCATGCACATATTTACGGTGACATTTGAGCAAGCTTTGCACAGTGTGTACCCACAGATGCACCCACAGGAATTCAGATCATGACTGTTTCCATTTCTCCAAACCTTTCCTCATGCTTCTTGGAATTCTCCACTCCTGTCCCAGGTCCAGGCCTGCATTGTTCTGCATTCTACCACAGTTGAGCAAGTTGGAATAACTTTCtagtttataaaaatatgatTACACAGCGGTaatcatgtctttaattccagcacttgggaggcagaggcaagcagactcctaggagtttgaggctagcctggtctacgagtgagttccaggacagccaaggttacaaagagaaaccctgtctcaaacaaacatacaacaaacaaacaaaaatgatgatACAGTATATATTTGTCTTCTTTCATGCAGTATTTTGTTTTGAAGATTAGTGAATTGTTTTGCACTTaaattgctgtttgtttgtttgtttgtttgtttgtttgtttgtgtcagGTCCcatggtgtagccctggctggcctggaactcattatgtagaccaggctggcctcaaatttgtgatcctcctgcctctgtctcctgagtattgggattccaggtgtgttcCACTATGCTTGATACAGCATTCCATTGTATGAATGAATATACCTCAATGTGCCCATTCACCTTATGATGAAAATGTAGCTTACAGTTTCTAGTTATCCCAAATAAAGGCACAGTGAACATCTTATCTATACATCTCTCTAAACAACTGTTTCCTCCTGGTAAAATAAGAGAGGGATGGCTGTGCTatattacttgtgtgtgttttaactttGGTTCTGAGAGctgaacccagagtcttgtgTCCTCTGAACACAGGCAGTACTTGTGAGCTGTGCGCCACTTCCCGTAATGCATACACCTAGTCATCTTGTTAATAAAGCCCTGTTCACAGTTCTTGCTTCACTCTGAGCTCATCAGCGCCACCTACAGGCTCCTCCACGATCTCactccagcctggcctccagcGATTCTTCCCTGAGGCCTCCAGACCTCTCTGGGCACTCTTGGGGAACTCCAAAGAAGCTGTTCCATAGGGTTCAGTGCTTGCCGGATCTCTCCCTACTGTGTTTACGTAACTGTTAAGTGCTTCACATGTATATTGACACCAGAGGGCAGAGTCTGTGCTTTTCATGTGTGCTCAGAAACGGCCTCTATATAACACTGTGTTTAACTggaaaactttcttttctttctgttggagTGTCTGTTGAGGTCAGATTGAAAACATGGCTCTCACTTTGAGTTCTCTAAATTATGGCAGAGTGACTATTTTAAATGACTATTAGTGCACAGTTACTGACTTGAAAGGAAATACGAATGTGTagtgggaaggggtggggtgaTGGTGAAGTAGGTTAGAAAACTGAGCTACTAGGTCCTTTTCTTCCACAGTAGCAGTTACTTGAAATGCCCCAAGCCGAAAGATGGTAAAGTACAATTCATGTAGGTACCTAGGGGGAAGCACTCTTCcagtgggtgtggtggggcacactcACAATCCCAGCATTGCAAGGGGGAAGCCAGAGGATCCTATGTAGGAGGCCAGCCTCGgtcaacaaacaaacatcctCCCCAAACAGCTAAAAGGTTGAAAATATTTGCCCCAGAGAAGGGGAAACCGGAAGAGGAGACCCAAGTGTACTTAACTCCCGTGAGGGCCAGGACACAAGTCTTTAGATCATGCACATATGTAACCAGgctagggaaagaaaaggaaagcaagaaaAACACCTTTTAGAAGTGGGAcaggaacagagaagaaaatatcaCCTGCAGACCCACTTTGACACTAGGGGTATTTTCTTCCAGCTCCCTCCCTTTGTGAtttgcttttcctctcttccttctcctcttcctttctttccttcctttgaacTTAGGTGTAGTCACCTCCAACACCAAAACCTGGCTTTGTGAGCTGTCCGCTACACAGCAGACCTTGCTTCTCCTTTACCAGCCCAACATGAACGCTGATCTTTTGTTTGTCCTTACAGTCTCTGTCACTGGTCAGCACATGGTCTCCACAGCCACTGGGCAGTATCTCACCCAGTGGAATATAGTTTTAGACGTTTACATTGTTTTCCAGCTTCTGCTGTTATAAGGAGTGTTTGGATGATCCCCTGCCTCGATTTCTAAAGGCTTTGGATGAATTTCCGGAAGTAGGAGTACTGGGTCACAAACCCAGGAGTACAAACATGTCACCTAGTTATTTGCGCTAAGCTGTCCCAAGCATCCTCACAGCCATTCTTTAATGTGCTGGGATGCCTCACAGGACTCCTGCCATGTTGTATGTCAGGCCCTGAGAACTCTGCCCCCAAGCCTGCAGGAGGAAATAGAGCAGCTATAAGTGAACCACATGCTTCCCAGTGTTCTGAATTTCACTTCTCCCTGTCTCCTAACATGACATGAGACTCAGATCGAGCTGTCCCTGTACTACTGTTCCCAGGGTACTAGCGTTTACTACAAGGCTTCCATTGTGGAGCCTTTCCTTTTCAGTGAGGGCCAGTCTGAGTGTAAGCCCAGAGACAGCTAAGGAGGAGAAAGGGTGAGAACAAGGCAAACAAAGGGGCTGTGATGAATTAGACTATGGAACAGAAGTCTGGACGGGATGCTCAGGAGAAAGCTGGGTTTGAGGACCCTAATGTTTAAGGTGAGGTATTTGGGTTGATGATATTAAAGGCTTTGGTTTGGAGTGAGGGTTGTGGTTTGATTGAACCATTAAATCTACTTGATGTCAATAAGCTTTCTCAAATAGCTAAATAATAactctgttctctcttttctacttatttttcaattaaatgctTAAAAAGTACCTTCAAATGAGGATCCTCCCACTGGAGAACAAAGCAAGTTCTGTGTGGCCCAACCTACACCGCGTACACCAGGAAGAGAAGCTGCCCTTTATGGCTATGCACAAAGGGCTAGCCACGCCCCATTAGAGAAGCCCAGGGCTTCAGTGGTGCCTACCGCCAATGGTGTTACATCCTGCCACCAACCATCTCTCACAAATGACGAGGCCCCTAGAAAGAATGCCACAGACCAGTCAGGACCCACAAAGGAAACTGAGCCTCTAGCACAAGGGGAAGGATCTGAGCTACCTCAGCCAGGGGTCAAAGATGGTACACTGGGAACGGAGGACACGAAGACAGATGTGGAGACAAGGACAGAGGCCCAGTCTTTAAAAGGAACTGCTGAGACTGAGCCTCTAGGAACAGAAGCCAAGAGTcagcctctgaggacaccaggaagGAGGGAGTCCCCTGGAGCGGGGGAGGACACTGAGATTCCACAAACTGCTGGAGTGACGAAGCTTCCAGAAACAGCTGAGAAGACTCTCCCTCTGGAAACAGCTAAGGAGCTACCACCTGAAGAAGCAACAGGGAAGAATGCAAAGTCACAGACTGTAGAAGTGATTCCTAATGAGAACAACGTGGCAGAAACAGTGGAAGGATATCAGTCTGTGGAACAAGTTGAACAAAAGGAACTTCAAGAGACCTTGAAGGACAAACAGTTCCAGCTTCTAGAAGCAAGTCCCAAAGAGAACAGCTCTCCCAAAGCAGCAGAAGTGGGTCCGTCTGCAGAAAGCAGCGAACAGCAGCAACCTTGGGAAACACTGTGCAAAGAGGAGCGGCCCCAACTTCCAGAAACAGTTCTCAACGAGAAGGAAACACCACGAACGCCGGACAGAAGCCAACTTGTGCAAACTCCTGGAATGAACCAGTCACTCTGTGAAACTCCTGATGGGACCAGGACCGCCCATGAATCTCAACCCGAAGCAACAGCTGGAAGCAGGGAACAGCTGGCTGAAACTGCAGAGATGGCACCAGATGTGGAAATGGCCAGAGAAATTCACACCGATGAAGAGCAGCAACGCATTGAAGGTAAAGGAGGCTAGTTGAGGGTCCAACTGCTTGCACGGGCTCCCACGGGATGGAGGCCAGCTCTGGGGGCCTGAAGTATCTCTCAGGTGGTCGAAGTTCACTTGACCCAAATGAAAGACTTCCACAGTTGGGAAACACATTCCCTCAAGGAtcagttcagctcccagcaaaTTGTTTCTAAAGCACAGGCTGtgccaaaatttttaaaatttactttattattagtATCTGCCTGGATGTCCAtgttcatgtgggtgtgtgcaggtgtgcacatgtgtgcaggccagaggtcagcatcagGTAGCTTCCCCAActgctctccctccaccttctgtTTGGGGCAGAATCTCTCCATCTGTAGCTTATTGACTTAGTTCTAACTAACTGAATGATGTCTCTGTCTGGCTCATGCTGCCTGTCTTTCCTGCATTACGGATGTGCTCTGCTGTACACAGCTTTTTATGTAGgctctagggatttgaactcaggtcttcatacttgtgtAGCAGGTACTCTTATCCACTTAGGGAATGTTGCatcaggagctgacgcagaggccatggaggggtgctgcttactggcttgctccccatggcttgctcggcctgctttcttatagaacccaagaccaccagtccagggatggcaccacccacagtggactgggccctccccaccAATccctaatt
Coding sequences within it:
- the Erich5 gene encoding glutamate-rich protein 5, yielding MGCSSSAINKAGDSSRFRSGVPSNEDPPTGEQSKFCVAQPTPRTPGREAALYGYAQRASHAPLEKPRASVVPTANGVTSCHQPSLTNDEAPRKNATDQSGPTKETEPLAQGEGSELPQPGVKDGTLGTEDTKTDVETRTEAQSLKGTAETEPLGTEAKSQPLRTPGRRESPGAGEDTEIPQTAGVTKLPETAEKTLPLETAKELPPEEATGKNAKSQTVEVIPNENNVAETVEGYQSVEQVEQKELQETLKDKQFQLLEASPKENSSPKAAEVGPSAESSEQQQPWETLCKEERPQLPETVLNEKETPRTPDRSQLVQTPGMNQSLCETPDGTRTAHESQPEATAGSREQLAETAEMAPDVEMAREIHTDEEQQRIEGETGEKVEAQKKNERESEETEAKEKETGEAVGLGVAAETDGRASAHSAS